The Vespa velutina chromosome 25, iVesVel2.1, whole genome shotgun sequence genome has a segment encoding these proteins:
- the LOC124957327 gene encoding ornithine decarboxylase 1-like, whose amino-acid sequence MEYMSKMSSINVQEIHLYEDEIEEYEIIKRIISTRDQEDAFYILDLGDIIKKHQDWIKKMPRVVPFYAIKCNTHPMVIKILAAMNANFDCASKQEVQQVMQLNISPDRIIFANPTKYPSHIKFAKSVGVEKMTVDGKCELYKIKKLFPEAKIVIRFRCDGISTVARCVKLGIKFGCEPGDEAKELIQLTKDLGLILYGFSFHVGSPCVEFNAYVRGIEICKELISFAKSIECNDIKLIDIGGGFPGEREFQIDEISHMINDAIKEIDPTIEIISEPGRYYVTSAFTLASFVHSKKTVSVGNNLKQMYYVSCGVYSGFIEELYKLKSRRPYSLFSPVSDKKYNSSLWGPTCDSGDCIIKDVLLPEFEIGDWLVWNDMGAYGTSIACKFNGFMPPLVHSFIRKSQWEDFCVIMNRFIND is encoded by the exons ATTCACCTGTACGAGGATGAAATCGaagaatatgaaattataaaaagaatcattaGCACTCGTGATCAAGAAgatgcattttatatattagatcttggtgatataattaaaaagcatCAAGATTGGATCAAAAAAATGCCAAGAGTTGTGCCATTCTATG CTATAAAGTGTAATACCCATCCAATGGTGATTAAGATTCTTGCAGCTATGAACGCCAATTTTGATTGCGCATCAAAG CAAGAAGTTCAACAAGTTATGCAGTTGAATATATCACCAGATAGAATAATCTTTGCAAATCCTACGAAGTATCCGTCTCATATAAAATTTGCTAAAAGCGTTGGTGTCGAAAAAATGACAGTGGATGGCAAATGCgaactttataaaattaaaaaattgtttcccGAAGCAAA AATAGTTATTCGCTTTCGTTGCGACGGCATTTCTACTGTCGCTAGATGCGTCAAACTTGGCATTAAATTTGGATGTGAACCAGGCGATGAAGCAAAAGAATTAATACAACTTACAAAGGATTTaggtttaattttatatggatTTAGTTTCCACGTTGGTAGTCCATGTGTCGAATTTAATGCGTATGTACGTGGAATTGAAATATGTAAagaattgatttcttttgctaaatcgattgaatgtaatgatatcaaattaattgacATTGGTGGAGGATTCCCTGGGGAAAGAGAATTTCAAATCGATGAG ATTTCACATATGATTAATGATGCAATCAAAGAAATAGACCCTACCATAGAAATCATAAGCGAACCTGGTAGATACTACGTAACTTCAGCATTTACTTTGGCTAGTTTCGTTCATTCAAAGAAAACTGTATCTGTGggaaataatttgaaacaGATGTATTATGTTAGCTGCGGAGTTTATAGTGGGTTTATAGAAgaattgtataaattaaaatcacgTCGCCCATATTCATTGTTCagt CCTGTATctgataaaaaatacaattctaGTTTATGGGGACCAACTTGTGATTCCGGTGATTGTATCATCAAAGACGTATTATTGCCAGAATTTGAGATAGGAGATTGGCTTGTATGGAATGACATGGGTGCATATGGAACTTCTATTGCTTGTAAATTTAATGGTTTTATGCCACCGTTAGTTCATTCATTTATCAGAAAAAGTCAAtg ggaAGATTTTTGTGTCATTATGAATCGTTTCATAAacgattga